GCTCGGCACGCTCTCGTCGTCCTCGAGCAGGCGCGAGACCAGGCGCCGTGCCATCCGACTGGTCGAGTCGAGCGTCGAAGCGACGAGCAGATTCGCCGGCCAGCCGGGTCCCGATCCGGCGAGCAGCCGACGCAACTCGTCGGGAGTCGGGTGGAAGCTCTCGCGACGTTCCGCCACCACCGATCCCCGGATCAGCGCCCGTCCACCGCGGCACGCAGGCGGTCGCGCCGCTCCTCGAGCTCGACGACGCGTCGCCGGCTCCCTTCGACCACCTGCGCCGGCGCCTTGCCGACGAAGCCGGGGTCGGCGAGCCGTGCCAGCGCCCGGCCGAGCTCGGCTTCGACCTTCTCCAGCTCCTGGGCGAGCCGCTGGCTCTCCGAGGCGCTCGGCGCCGGCCGCTCCGCGCTCAGCGCGAAGGCCACCCCGCCGATGCGGTCGCGGAGAGCTCCCTCGGGCGCCGCACCGCGACCGCAGAGCTCGAGCCGACAGAGAGCGGCGAGGAGGGGCGCCTGCTCTTCCAGGAAGGCGACGCTTGCCGCGTCCTCCGACTCGAGGTGCAGGCGCGCGGCGTCGCGAGGTGCCAGCCCGAGCTCGAGACGGAGCGCACGGATCCTGGTCACCAGGTCGACGAGAAGCTGCATCTGCTCTTCGACGACAAGGTCCCGCCACGCGGCGTTCGCCTTCGGGTAGGGTGCGAGACAGATCGTCTCCGGATGGACCTGCTCGCGACCCGGCAGGCGTTGCCAGAGCTCCTCGGTGAGGAACGGCATCACCGGATGGAGCAGCCGCAGCGCCTGTTCGAGCACGCTCACCAGAACGTCGCCGGCGCGGGGCCGCGGCGCTTCGCCGGCAAGCGCCGGCTTGGCCAGTTCGATCGACCAATCACAGAGGTCGCCCCAGAAGAAGTGGTAGAGCGCGTTGCAGGCCTCGTCGAAGCGGAAAGCGGTGAGCTTCTGGTCGACCTCCTCGGCGGTGGCGGCCAGGCGCGAGAGGATCCAGCGCTCCGGGAACGCGAGCTGCGCCGGGTCGAAGTCGTCGGACACCCGGGCGTCGCCCGCCTTGCCGAGCACGAAGCGAGTGGCATTCCAGATCTTGTTGCCGAAGGCCCGATAGCCCGCCATCCGTTCCGGATCGAGCGGGATGTCGCGCCCCGGCGCGTCGAGCAACGCCAGCGTGAAGCGCACGGCGTCGGCCCCGTACTCGCCGATCAGGTCCTCGGGATCGAGGACATTGCCTTTGGTCTTCGACATCTTGACGCCTTCGGCGTCGCGCACGAGACCGGTCAGATGCACCGCCCGGAACGGAACCTCGCCGGTGAAGTGCAACGCGGTCATCGCCATGCGCGCGACCCAGAAGAACAGGATGTCGAATCCGGTCACCAGCACGTCGGTCGGATAGAAGGTCCGGAGGTCGGCCGTCTCGTCGGGCCAGCCGAGGGTCGAGAACGGCCAGAGGGCCGAGGAGAACCAGGTGTCGAGAACGTCCTCGTCCTGGCGCAGCCGATCCGTGCCGGCGAGCTCGACGGCCTCTTCGATCGAATGCGCGACGAAACAGCGCCCCGAGTCGTCGTACCAGGCCGGGATCTGGTGCCCCCACCAGAGCTGGCGAGAGATGCACCAGGGCCGGATGTTCGACAGCCAGTGCTCCCAGGTCTTCTCCCAGCTCGACGGAACGAGCGCGAGTCGACCGTCGCGCACCGCTCCGAGCGCCTTCTCCGCCATGCCGGAGACGTCGCAGAACCACTGCGTCGAGACGAGCGGCTGGATGCGCACTCCGCTGCGCTGGCAGTGCCCGACGTTATGCACGAAGTCCTCTTCGCGCAGGAGCAGTCCTTCCTCCCGCAGGCGAGCCAGGACCTTCTCGCGCGCCTCCTCGGCCGTCAGGCCGACGAGATCGGCGCCGGCCGCGTCGGTCATCCGCCCGCGTCGGTCGATCACTTGGATACCGGGAAGGCCGTGGCGCCTCCCGAGCTCGAAGTCGGCCGGATCGTGGAACGGTGTGACCTTGACCAGGCCCGTCCCGAACTCGCGTTCGATCGCCGGATCGGCGACGAACGGAATCCGGCGACCGACCAACGGCAGAATCGCGTGCCTGCCCGCCAGGTGGCGGTACCGCTCGTCCTCCGGGTGGTAGGCGACCGCCGTGTCGCCGAGCATCGTCTCCGGGCGCGTCGTCGCGACCACGATCCGCTCGTCGCTGCCTTCGACGGGATACGCCACCTGCCAGATCTTGTCCTTCACCGACTTCATCTCGACCTCGAGGTCGGAGATCGCGGTGTCGAGCGCCGGAGACCAGTTGACGATGTACTCGCCGCGGGTGATCAGCCCTTCGCGGTGCAGGCGCACGAAGGCCTCGCGGACCGCCTTGGAGAGTCCCTCGTCGAGGGTGAATCGCTCGCGGCTCCAGTCGCAGGAGGCGCCGAGAGAGTCCAGCTGGCGGCGGATGTTGCCGTGGTAGTTCTTCTTCCACTCCCACATCCGCTCGAGGAAGAGCTCACGTCCGAGGGCCTGGCGACTCACTCCTTCGGCAGCGAGCGAACGCTCGACCATGAGCTGGGTGGCGATGCCGGCGTGGTCGGTGCCCGGGAGCCAGAGCGCATTGAAGCCCTGCATGCGCTTCCAGCGCGTGAGCAGGTCCTGCAGCGTCGACTGCAGGGCGTGCCCCATGTGGAGCTTGCCGGTCACGTTCGGCGGCGGGATCATGATGCAGTACGAAGCCGCCGCCGAGGGCGCTTCGCACTTGAAGTAGCCGCGTTCGCTCCAGAAGCGCTGCCAACGCGCCTCGTAGCTCGCCGGTTCGAATCGTTTGTCCATCAGGGGCAGACTCCGCTGACGCGCACCGGTCGGGTGCGCCATGAAACGGGACGCCGGGACGCTACTCGAGCTCGGCTTCGAGCTCGCGGATCCGGGCACGGATCGCCACTTCGGCGAGGTCGGGGACGACCTCCCAGGCGACGTCGCGCAGGACCTGCGGGCCGAGGAGCTCGACGACGCGGCGGGCGATTCGCTCGATGTCGCTGTCGGCCAGACGGAGCTCGCCTGCCGGGGCGAGCACCTCCCGCACCGGAGCCACCGCCGGGATCTCGGCCGGCGGCGCGGCAAAGACGGGTGCCGGAAGAGCCTCGACGACCGGAGCCTCGACGGGCAAAGCCATCGGAGCGCTGGCCGGCAGTACCAGCGAAGGCTCCAAGGGGGCCGGCTCGGGCACCTCGGGCTCGAGGACGAATTCGGACGCCAGATCGAGCTCCGCGGGGGGCTCGAACCGGGTCGATCCGTCCCCTTCGAGGGCGAACGGACTGTCGTCCCAGGAGGTCAGCACGGACTCCGGCTCCGCCGAGAGCAACGGCGCAGCCGGTTGCGCTGCGACCGCTGGCGCCACCGACGGCGTCGCTCCGGCTCCACCGCGCGCGATGAGGTCCTTGGCTCGACGCAGGAGCTCCTGCGAGTCGAAGGGCTTCTTCAGGTAGTCGTCCGACCCGGCGGCGGTCGCCTCGGCGGCGTCGAACGGCTCGAACGTGCCGACGAGCAGGAGGACCGGAATCCGCGGCCGCTGCCGCTTGGACTGCCGACAGACCTCGAGACCGCTCGCTCCCGGCATGTGAACGTCGGCGATCACCAGGTCCGGCGTCATCTCCTCGAGACGTGCCAGAGCCTGAGTGCCGTTGCTCACCGCGACGACCTCGAAATCCTCGTCGAGGAAGGTGAGCTCCACGACCTTCTGGATCGTGACGCTGTCGTCCGCGAGCAGAATTGTCTTGCGCATGCAGGTTCCCTTCCGCGGACCCTCGGCCCGCGCCGCCCCGCTCCCCGCCGCGTCAGGCCGCGACCAGCCGTCGGCGCAGATAGCCGACGATGGCCTCGGTCGAAGCGCCGGGGAGGAAGATCTCGTCGATCCCGGCCTCCTTCAGGCCGGGGATGTCGCGTTCCGGGATGATGCCACCGGCAAAAACCAGGAGATCCATCGCTCCCTGGGCTCGCAGCAGCCGCGTCACCTCCGGCAGCAACCGGTTGTGCGCACCCGAAAGGATGGAAAGCCCGACGGCATCGACGTCCTCTTGCACCGCCGCGGCAGCGATCTGCTCGGGTGTCTGGCGCAATCCGGTGTAGATGACCTCGAATCCGGCGTCCCGCAAGGCACGCGCCACGACCTTGGCGCCCCGATCGTGTCCGTCGAGGCCCGGCTTGGCGATCAGAATCCTCAAGTGCTTGTCGCTCATGAACCTACAGTCTAGCAGAGGCGCCGGCTCAACCCGCCGACGTGAAGTGGATGAGATCGGTCGCCGGCGGAACGTAGCCGAGCTGCCGCAGCAGCGAGACCGCCTGCCCCCGATGGTAGGTCGAGTGATTGACCAGATGGAAGACCGCCTTGCGCAGTGTCCGCGTCTGCGACCGGCCGGCGCTGTCCGTCCAGGTCAGTTCGGCGGCCAGCTGTTCGGCCGTGAGCGAGGCGATGAAAAACTCGAGCTGCGACCAGATCTCCTCGAAGGCCAGGGCCAGCTGGAGGCGATCGGCGAAGGCCTCGGCGGGCAGCGTCTCCGGCTCCGGCCCGCCGAGGAACCGGGCCAGCCAACGCTGCTCGGCGGCGAGGATGTGGGCCATCGTGCCGGCCAGCGACCCGAAGCTGGTTCCCGATTCGCGCGTCAGGTCCTCGACGGAGACCCCACGCAACGCTTCGAGGAGGGTTCGATCGGCCCAGATCGTGTAGGCCAGGAGCTCGCGAACGCTGCGCAGGAGGTCGCTCATGGCGCTCAGAATACCGCCGGTTCCTCGTAGGTCCCGAATACGTCCCGCAGGGCGTCGCTGATCTCGCCCACGGAGCAGTAGGCGCGCACGCAGTCGAGGATCAGCGGCATCGTGTTGTCGTTCCCTGCTGCTCCACGCTTGAGCGCGTCGAGCGTGCGCGATACCGACCCGGCGTCGCGCCGGTCGCGGACCGCATGCAGCAGGGCGATCTGCTGGTCGGCCACTTCGTCGCCGATGTAGAGCGTCTCCATCGGCACCTCGTCGGCGACCTGGAAGGCGTTGACCCCGACGACCAGCTTCTCCGCCTTCTCGATCGAGCGCTGATAGGCGTACGCCGCCTCGACGATCTCCCGTTGCGGGAACCCGGCTTCGATCGCCTCCACCATTCCGCCCAGCTCGTCGATCCGGCGGAAGTAGTCACGCGCCCCGTCGACCATCCGGCGGGTCATCTCCTCGACGAAATACGAGCCGCCGAGCGGGTCGACCGCGTTGATCACGCCGGATTCGTGGGCGATGATCTGCTGCGTTCGCAAGGCGGTCCGGGCGTTTTCTTCCGTCGGCAGGGCGAGCGTCTCGTCGAGCGCGTTCGTGTGCAGCGACTGGGTTCCGCCGAGAACGGCGGCGAGCGCCTGCAACGTCGTGCGCACCACGTTGTTGATCGGCTGCTGCGCCGTGAGCGAACAGCCCGCCGTCTGGGTGTGGAAACGCAGCATCCAGGAGCGGGGGTTGGTCGCCCCGAAACGGTCCCGCATGAGCGTCGCCCAGAGCAGACGCGCCGCACGGAACTTGGCGATCTCTTCGAAAAAGTCGTTGTGGCTGTTGAAGAAGAACGACAGCCGGGGCGCGAAGTCGTCGACGGCGAGCCCGGCCCGCACACCGTATTCGACGTACTCGACGCCGTCACGCAGGGTGAAGGCCAGCTCCTGAAGGGCGGTCGAGCCGGCTTCGCGAATGTGGTAGCCGGAGATCGAGATGGTGTTCCACCGCGGCACCTGCGCCGCAGCGAAGGCGAACTGATCGGTGATCAGCCGCATCGACGGCCGCGGCGGGAAGATGTACTCCTTCTGCGCGATGTATTCCTTGAGGATGTCGTTCTGCAGCGTCCCCGACACCTGACGAGCGATGTCCACGCCCTGCTTCTCCGCCACCGCGAGATACATGGCGAGCAAGATCGGCGCGGTGGAGTTGATCGTCATCGAGGTCGAGACCTCGCCGAGCGGGATGCCGTCGAAGAGGGCCTCCATGTCGGCCAGCGTGTCGATGGCGACACCGCACTTGCCCACTTCGCCGAGGGCCATGTGGTGGTCGGAGTCGTAGCCGTAGAGGGTGGGAAGATGGAACGCCACCGACAGCCCGGTTTGCCCGTTCGCCAGCAGGTACTTGAAGCGCCGGTTGGTGTCCGCCGCGCTGCCGAAGCCGGCGAACTGCCGCATCGTCCAGAGCCGGCCGCGATAGCCGGTGGGATGGATCCCGCGGGTGTAGGGGAACTCGCCGGGCAGGCCGACGTCTCGAAGCGGATCGATGTCCGCAACCTGCTCGGGGGTGACCAGGTGCGGGACCTCCATCCCCGAGACCGTGGTGAAGTCGCTCTTCCACGGATCTCGCCCAGCCTCCGCGGCCGCCTTGGCCGCTTCCCAGCGTTGCCGGGCGACGGTGAGCTGCTGCCGCGCCTCGTCGGGAACGAGAGCCGAGCCGGGCGCCTGCCCGAGGGGTGGGGCCGGCACCGCAGGCTTCTCGGAGATCGCCATGTCGTCGCTGCTCCTGGCGGATTCTCACCCGCCGCGTAGTTTGGCGGAAGTATACAGAAGGACTATTCTTGCGCCATGTGCCAAGTGCCCGAGCCTCTGGTGGGCCTGGTGATGGGAAGCCAGTCCGACTGGGACACGATGCGCCATGCCGCCGAGATGCTCGAGCGCTTCGGCGTGGCCCACGAATGCCGCGTCGTCAGCGCCCATCGCACCCCGGCCTGGCTCAGCGAATACGGCGCCTCCGCCGAAGGGCGCGGGCTGGAAGTGGTCATCGCCGGAGCAGGCGGAGCTGCCCACCTCCCGGGCATGCTGGCGGCACAGACGGTCGTCCCGGTCCTCGGCGTGCCGGTGCAGGGCGCCGCGCTCAACGGGATGGACAGCCTGCTCTCGATCGTCCAGATGCCGGCGGGAATTCCGGTGGGGACCTTGGCGATCGGACGCGCGGGCGCCATCAACGCCGCGCTGCTCGCCGTCGCCATCCTCGCCAGCCATCGCCCCGAGTTGCGTGAGCGCCTCCATGCCTTCAGGCGGCAACAGACCGCCGACGTCCTGGCAGTGACCCTGCCGCCGCCGGCAGCGACGTGACACGGCCGATCCTTCCCGGGAGCTCGATCGGCATCCTCGGCGGAGGCCAGCTCGGGAGGATGCTCGCTCTGGCAGCCCGAACGATGGGCTACTCGCCTCACGTGCTCTGCCCCGAAGGTCGGTCTCCCGCGGGACAGGTCGCCGACCGCGAGGTGGTCGCCGCCTACGACGACCTCGACGCGGTGCGGCGCTTCGCCGCTGACGTCGCCGCCGTCACCTTCGAGTTCGAGAACGTCCCGGCGGCAGCGGCGCTCGCCGCCGCGGCCTGCTGCCCGGTTCACCCTTCCGCCGAGGTCCTGGAGGTCTGCCAGCATCGCCTGCGCGAGAAGCGCTGGCTCGCCGCACGAGGGCTGCCGACGGCCGACTTCCGCAGCGTACGCACCCCCGAGGAGCTTCGTGCGGCGATCGACGCCGTGGGCCTTCCCGCGGTGCTCAAGACGAGCGGCTTCGGCTACGACGGGAAGGGGCAACGGCGTGTCACGACGCGGGGTGAGGCGAAGGCCGCACTCGCCGACCTCGGCGGCGAGCTGATCTTCGAGCGCTTCGTCGACTTCACCGCCGAGCTCTCGGTCGTCGCCGCCCGTTCGACCGCGGGAGATCTCGTCACCTACGGCCCGGTGGAGAATCGGCACCAGCACCACATCCTCGACCTGACGCTCGCGCCAGCCGGGCTCCCTCCGTCGCTTTCGGCTCGGGCCCAGGAGCTGGCTCGAGCCGTCCTCGAGGCCTTGGACGTCGTCGGCGTCCTCTGCGTCGAGCTCTTTCTCACACGGCAAGGCGATCTGCTCGTCAACGAGCTCGCGCCGCGACCGCACAACTCCGGGCACTACACGATCGAGGCCTGCGAAGCGAGCCAGTTCGAGCAGCAGCTCCGCGCCGTGTGCGGGCTGCCCCTCGGCGATGCGACGCAGCGCGCACCGGCAGCGATGGCGAATCTCCTCGGCGATCTCTGGTGGCCCGACCCGGCTCTCACCACGCCACGCGAACCTCGGTGGCCTCGCCTGCTCGGTCGGCCCGGGGTGCACCTCCATCTCTACGGCAAGAGGGATCCTCGCCCGGGGAGGAAGATGGGGCACCTCACGGTCCTCGCCGCGGACGCGGAGACCGCCGGACTCGCGGCCGTCGCCGCGCGGACGGCATTGCTCGAAGGGTGAGACTCTCGTGAGCTCCCCCATCCCCGGTGCGACCTTCCTCGAGACGCTGCTCGACGGGACGGACGAAGGAGTTCTCGTCGCCGACGGCGTCGGCACCATCCTCTTCGCCAACACGCGCGTCGTCGAGCTCTGGGGTTACCGTCAACGCGAGCTGATCGAGAAGAAGATCGGATTGCTCTTCTCCGTCGAGTCGCGGAGCCCGCAGCAGGGAGACGACCCGGCGCGCGGACGGCGGCTGGAAGCCTACCGGCGAGACGGGTCGCGCTTTCCCGTCGAGGCGCGCTGGATCTCGCTCGAAAGCGGGGGTCGCACCCTCTCGATCATCCTGGTGAGGGACCTCAGCGAGCTCGAAGCGGCACGGGAGCGGATGCGGCAGTTCGAGAAGGCGCTGGTGACGATGAGCCTCGGCGTCGCGCTGACCGACCGCGACCAACGCCTGCTCTATTTGAATCCGGCCCTCGCCGAGATGCACGGCTACCGCCCGGAGGAGCTCGTCGGCAATCCGCTCGCCCACTTCGCTCCGGAGGATCCCGCAGCGCGGTTGGAATTCCGCGAGCTGCGTCAGCTCAAGACGATGCGCCACGAGGGGATGCACCGCCGCAAGGACGGCTCCGAGATCCCGGTGGAGGTCGTCTGGGACCTGCTGACCGACCGCAAAGGCGACGCCATCGGCCTGGTGATGATCTGCCAGGACATTCGCGAACGGCGGCGCGCGGAGGAGGCACTGCGCACCAGCGAGGAGCGCTACGCCGTTGCCGTGCGCGGGGCCAACGACGGCATCTGGGACTGGAACCTCGAAAGCGGCACGATCTTCTACTCCGCCCGTTGGAAGGCGATGCTCGGGCTGGCCGACGACGACGTCAGCGATCGACCGAGCGAGTGGCTCGATCGGGTCCATCCCGACGACCGGCCGCAGCTCGAGCGCAAGCTCTCCGCTCACCTCGGGGGCGAGTCGCCTCACTTCGAGGACGAGCACCGGATGCAGCACCACGACGGCTCCTATCGCTGGATCCTCGCCCGCGGACTGGCGGTGAATCCCACGGGGACCGCACCCTCGCGTCTGGCCGGGTCTCTGTCCGACATCACCGACCGCAAGGTCCACGATCCCCTCACCGGGATGCCGAATCGCGCCCTCTTTCTCGATCGCCTTGCCAGTGCACTGGGCCGACTCAGGCGGCGCGAGTCCGGCCAGCTCGCCGTTCTCTTCCTCGACCTCGATCGCTTCAAGGTGATCAACGACAGCCTCGGACACGTTGCCGGCGACCTGATGCTCGTCTCGCTGGCGCGACGACTCGAGAGCTGCATCCGGCCCGACGACACGATCGCCCGCCTCGGCGGCGACGAGTTCACCCTCCTGCTCGAGAATCTCAGCTCACCGTCCGAAGCGCTCGCCGTCGTCGAACAGATCCACGTCGAGCTGGCACGACCCTTCCAACTCGGCGAGAGCGAGATCTTCACCTCGGTCAGCGTCGGCGTGGCTCTCAGCGATACCGGCCAGGAGGAACCCAGC
This genomic window from Holophagales bacterium contains:
- a CDS encoding valine--tRNA ligase; its protein translation is MDKRFEPASYEARWQRFWSERGYFKCEAPSAAASYCIMIPPPNVTGKLHMGHALQSTLQDLLTRWKRMQGFNALWLPGTDHAGIATQLMVERSLAAEGVSRQALGRELFLERMWEWKKNYHGNIRRQLDSLGASCDWSRERFTLDEGLSKAVREAFVRLHREGLITRGEYIVNWSPALDTAISDLEVEMKSVKDKIWQVAYPVEGSDERIVVATTRPETMLGDTAVAYHPEDERYRHLAGRHAILPLVGRRIPFVADPAIEREFGTGLVKVTPFHDPADFELGRRHGLPGIQVIDRRGRMTDAAGADLVGLTAEEAREKVLARLREEGLLLREEDFVHNVGHCQRSGVRIQPLVSTQWFCDVSGMAEKALGAVRDGRLALVPSSWEKTWEHWLSNIRPWCISRQLWWGHQIPAWYDDSGRCFVAHSIEEAVELAGTDRLRQDEDVLDTWFSSALWPFSTLGWPDETADLRTFYPTDVLVTGFDILFFWVARMAMTALHFTGEVPFRAVHLTGLVRDAEGVKMSKTKGNVLDPEDLIGEYGADAVRFTLALLDAPGRDIPLDPERMAGYRAFGNKIWNATRFVLGKAGDARVSDDFDPAQLAFPERWILSRLAATAEEVDQKLTAFRFDEACNALYHFFWGDLCDWSIELAKPALAGEAPRPRAGDVLVSVLEQALRLLHPVMPFLTEELWQRLPGREQVHPETICLAPYPKANAAWRDLVVEEQMQLLVDLVTRIRALRLELGLAPRDAARLHLESEDAASVAFLEEQAPLLAALCRLELCGRGAAPEGALRDRIGGVAFALSAERPAPSASESQRLAQELEKVEAELGRALARLADPGFVGKAPAQVVEGSRRRVVELEERRDRLRAAVDGR
- a CDS encoding response regulator gives rise to the protein MRKTILLADDSVTIQKVVELTFLDEDFEVVAVSNGTQALARLEEMTPDLVIADVHMPGASGLEVCRQSKRQRPRIPVLLLVGTFEPFDAAEATAAGSDDYLKKPFDSQELLRRAKDLIARGGAGATPSVAPAVAAQPAAPLLSAEPESVLTSWDDSPFALEGDGSTRFEPPAELDLASEFVLEPEVPEPAPLEPSLVLPASAPMALPVEAPVVEALPAPVFAAPPAEIPAVAPVREVLAPAGELRLADSDIERIARRVVELLGPQVLRDVAWEVVPDLAEVAIRARIRELEAELE
- a CDS encoding cobalamin B12-binding domain-containing protein, producing MSDKHLRILIAKPGLDGHDRGAKVVARALRDAGFEVIYTGLRQTPEQIAAAAVQEDVDAVGLSILSGAHNRLLPEVTRLLRAQGAMDLLVFAGGIIPERDIPGLKEAGIDEIFLPGASTEAIVGYLRRRLVAA
- a CDS encoding DinB family protein, producing the protein MSDLLRSVRELLAYTIWADRTLLEALRGVSVEDLTRESGTSFGSLAGTMAHILAAEQRWLARFLGGPEPETLPAEAFADRLQLALAFEEIWSQLEFFIASLTAEQLAAELTWTDSAGRSQTRTLRKAVFHLVNHSTYHRGQAVSLLRQLGYVPPATDLIHFTSAG
- a CDS encoding methylmalonyl-CoA mutase family protein, which produces MAISEKPAVPAPPLGQAPGSALVPDEARQQLTVARQRWEAAKAAAEAGRDPWKSDFTTVSGMEVPHLVTPEQVADIDPLRDVGLPGEFPYTRGIHPTGYRGRLWTMRQFAGFGSAADTNRRFKYLLANGQTGLSVAFHLPTLYGYDSDHHMALGEVGKCGVAIDTLADMEALFDGIPLGEVSTSMTINSTAPILLAMYLAVAEKQGVDIARQVSGTLQNDILKEYIAQKEYIFPPRPSMRLITDQFAFAAAQVPRWNTISISGYHIREAGSTALQELAFTLRDGVEYVEYGVRAGLAVDDFAPRLSFFFNSHNDFFEEIAKFRAARLLWATLMRDRFGATNPRSWMLRFHTQTAGCSLTAQQPINNVVRTTLQALAAVLGGTQSLHTNALDETLALPTEENARTALRTQQIIAHESGVINAVDPLGGSYFVEEMTRRMVDGARDYFRRIDELGGMVEAIEAGFPQREIVEAAYAYQRSIEKAEKLVVGVNAFQVADEVPMETLYIGDEVADQQIALLHAVRDRRDAGSVSRTLDALKRGAAGNDNTMPLILDCVRAYCSVGEISDALRDVFGTYEEPAVF
- the purE gene encoding 5-(carboxyamino)imidazole ribonucleotide mutase; protein product: MCQVPEPLVGLVMGSQSDWDTMRHAAEMLERFGVAHECRVVSAHRTPAWLSEYGASAEGRGLEVVIAGAGGAAHLPGMLAAQTVVPVLGVPVQGAALNGMDSLLSIVQMPAGIPVGTLAIGRAGAINAALLAVAILASHRPELRERLHAFRRQQTADVLAVTLPPPAAT
- a CDS encoding 5-(carboxyamino)imidazole ribonucleotide synthase, whose translation is MTRPILPGSSIGILGGGQLGRMLALAARTMGYSPHVLCPEGRSPAGQVADREVVAAYDDLDAVRRFAADVAAVTFEFENVPAAAALAAAACCPVHPSAEVLEVCQHRLREKRWLAARGLPTADFRSVRTPEELRAAIDAVGLPAVLKTSGFGYDGKGQRRVTTRGEAKAALADLGGELIFERFVDFTAELSVVAARSTAGDLVTYGPVENRHQHHILDLTLAPAGLPPSLSARAQELARAVLEALDVVGVLCVELFLTRQGDLLVNELAPRPHNSGHYTIEACEASQFEQQLRAVCGLPLGDATQRAPAAMANLLGDLWWPDPALTTPREPRWPRLLGRPGVHLHLYGKRDPRPGRKMGHLTVLAADAETAGLAAVAARTALLEG
- a CDS encoding EAL domain-containing protein, encoding MSSPIPGATFLETLLDGTDEGVLVADGVGTILFANTRVVELWGYRQRELIEKKIGLLFSVESRSPQQGDDPARGRRLEAYRRDGSRFPVEARWISLESGGRTLSIILVRDLSELEAARERMRQFEKALVTMSLGVALTDRDQRLLYLNPALAEMHGYRPEELVGNPLAHFAPEDPAARLEFRELRQLKTMRHEGMHRRKDGSEIPVEVVWDLLTDRKGDAIGLVMICQDIRERRRAEEALRTSEERYAVAVRGANDGIWDWNLESGTIFYSARWKAMLGLADDDVSDRPSEWLDRVHPDDRPQLERKLSAHLGGESPHFEDEHRMQHHDGSYRWILARGLAVNPTGTAPSRLAGSLSDITDRKVHDPLTGMPNRALFLDRLASALGRLRRRESGQLAVLFLDLDRFKVINDSLGHVAGDLMLVSLARRLESCIRPDDTIARLGGDEFTLLLENLSSPSEALAVVEQIHVELARPFQLGESEIFTSVSVGVALSDTGQEEPSDLLRDADAAMYRAKALEPGRHRVFDQEMRAGALAQLRLESDLRRALERGEFRLLYQPVVALRTERVVGFEGLLRWHHPERGVLAPGEFLRAAEETGLIAPISAWGFTESCRQLAAWSQLDPADDFFLAVNLSPRLLGRPEVVDQLANEVAKSGVEPRRLKLEILESALLEDPDRVRRVIESFRSMGLAIAIDDFGTGYSSLAYLHQYPIDELKIDRSFVASLDQGGGRATELVRSIIQLAFGLGLEVVAEGVETVAQKERIQELGCGLAQGFLFARPLPPAEAWGFLRAGPRREARRRRRASAKGEPKA